Proteins from one Rosa chinensis cultivar Old Blush chromosome 7, RchiOBHm-V2, whole genome shotgun sequence genomic window:
- the LOC112179643 gene encoding tropinone reductase homolog At2g29290 — protein MAQPNNPTSNDGRDRRWSLEGMTALVTGGTKGIGYAIVEELARLGAKVHTCSRNEVQLNERLSQWKTKGFNQVTGSVCDLVSKPQREELMKKVSSLFNGKLNILVNNVGTNIAKPTTDITAEDYSFLMGTNLDSYYNMCQLAHPLLKTSGAGNIVLISSVAGVVTVGGIGSVYAATKGAINQLARYLACEWGKDNIRINSVAPWFIRTPMAEDVLSNQRLLEAINSRTPLQRPGEPEEVSSLVAFLCLPAASYITGQTICIDGGMTVNGISLCFQD, from the exons ATGGCTCAACCAAATAATCCTACTAGCAATGACGGCAGAGATAGAAGATGGTCTCTTGAGGGAATGACTGCTCTTGTCACTGGGGGAACCAAAGGCATTGG ATATGCTATTGTGGAGGAATTGGCAAGGCTAGGTGCAAAGGTCCATACTTGTTCCCGGAATGAAGTCCAACTCAATGAGCGGTTGAGTCAATGGAAGACCAAGGGTTTTAATCAAGTCACTGGTTCTGTCTGTGATTTGGTCTCAAAGCCCCAACGAGAGGAGCTCATGAAGAAGGTCTCATCACTGTTCAATGGGAAACTAAACATCCTT GTAAACAATGTGGGAACCAATATAGCAAAGCCAACAACTGACATTACAGCTGAAGATTACTCATTTCTTATGGGAACCAATCTTGACTCTTATTACAATATGTGCCAACTTGCACATCCTCTCCTCAAAACATCAGGAGCTGGTAACATTGTTCTTATATCTTCTGTTGCTGGTGTGGTAACAGTTGGGGGGATTGGAAGTGTCTACGCTGCCACTAAAG GAGCAATTAACCAATTGGCAAGATACTTGGCTTGCGAGTGGGGAAAAGACAATATTAGGATCAACAGCGTTGCACCTTGGTTCATACGAACTCCCATGGCTGAAGAT GTTCTCAGTAACCAAAGGTTGCTTGAGGCTATTAACTCTCGAACACCTTTACAACGCCCTGGCGAGCCGGAAGAGGTTTCTTCCTTGGTGGCGTTTCTGTGCTTGCCTGCTGCCTCATACATAACTGGGCAGACTATTTGCATTGACGGAGGGATGACTGTTAATGGCATAAGCTTATGCTTTCAAGACTAG
- the LOC112179644 gene encoding chloroplastic group IIB intron splicing facilitator CRS2-B, chloroplastic has translation MAAISLFSSATSLPTLWSSLSPPLPRTEEALGTLPGRTRFLNKCSVSTSFSVQASLPENNSDRFKVEYTPWMIVGLGNPGNKYHGTRHNVGFEMIDSISKTQGIVMNTIQSKSLVGIGSIGEVPILVVKPQAYMNYSGEAVGPLAAYYQVPLRHILLVYDEMSLPNGVLRLQQKGGHGYHNGVKSVVGHLDGCRDFPRLCIGIGNPPGTMDMKAYLLQKFSTVERHQIDAALGQGVEAVKTLVLNGFDPNITSFNLRQKYKYHKV, from the exons ATGGCAGCAATCTCTCTCTTTTCCTCTGCGACTAGTCTCCCCACCCTTTGGAGCTCGCTGTCACCGCCATTGCCTCGAACCGAAGAAGCTCTCGGTACCCT ACCCGGTAGAACTCGTTTTCTGAACAAGTGTTCAGTTTCAACAAGTTTTTCAGTACAAGCTTCCTTGCCGGAGAATAATAGCGATAGATTTAAAGTGGAATACACTCCTTGGATGATTGTTGGATTGGGTAACCCTGGAAATAAGTACCACGGAACTAGGCACAAT GTTGGTTTTGAAATGATAGATAGTATTTCCAAGACGCAGGGCATTGTGATGAATACAATTCAGTCAAAGTCGCTGGTTGGAATAG GTTCCATTGGAGAGGTACCAATTTTGGTGGTGAAGCCTCAAGCTTACATGAATTATAGTGGGGAAGCG GTTGGACCACTTGCAGCATATTATCAAGTACCTCTACGTCATATATTATTG GTTTATGATGAGATGAGCCTACCAAATGGTGTTTTAAGATTGCAGCAAAAAGGAGGACATGGCTATCACAATGG TGTGAAGAGTGTAGTGGGCCATCTGGATGGCTGCCGTGATTTTCCTCGCTTATGTATTG GTATTGGAAATCCACCTGGTACTATGGACATGAAAGCCTATCTTCTACAAAAATTCAGTACAGTAGAAAGACATCAG ATTGATGCAGCACTGGGTCAAGGCGTTGAGGCTGTGAAGACACTGGTGCTAAATGGATTTGACCCGAATATCACTAGTTTCAATTTGAGGCAAAAATACAAGTATCACAAAGTGTAA